The Chanos chanos chromosome 6, fChaCha1.1, whole genome shotgun sequence genome includes a region encoding these proteins:
- the zc3h4 gene encoding zinc finger CCCH domain-containing protein 4 gives MAVESMTVHPNSPTTANHEHNSLLTDERREDGELEEGELEDDGGEMEVPSGDGAEPEEKPRRSKERHSSSSDEEKAHRRKRKRRKEREREKEKRRSKKRRKSKHKRHASSSDDHSDFSDESDYSPSEKRKYREYSPQYPPSSHGGYPPPPSGHGGPMPKKGNYMKMDKQGYGGYDDYDEENYEGEEDEEMGEDDYDDFTKELNQYRKAKEGGGGAGPNSRGRGGKGRMKNQRGRGRGGMRGRGGRGGSRGRGRGKMGGETDDGDGMYGDEMEYGDDDYENMGDDDYDDYSKELNQYRKSKDRGRGGKGGRGRGRGKGGRGMNRGRGRNRGRGRGGDQGHDEDNNGDMDMGDGSGGPRRNDQEKHGQDKKGKAICKYYIEGRCTWGDHCNFSHDIELPKKKELCKFYITGFCARADNCPYMHEDFPCKLFHTTGNCVNGEECMFSHKPLTEDTKDLLDKMLAEDAEAGAEDEKEVEELKKQGINPLPKPPPGVGLLPTPPRPVPSDSSAPMDFGMSGPPQGNIPPTGPPGPGPGPGPGPGPGPGPGPVAGPCPGPPIPGPDNVPFQGPPNPNGPPPPPVGPPPPCAGNAGKKIPSLFEIVVQPTGQLAQKLGVRGQGPGTAAGPAGPQGPAGGPPAGPPPRFPGPPPPGHMGPNATGMMPSGPHDMPPMGPPNMAQGPPPMGPGPPMMPNFGSGDGQHPGMMPPGGAPSGNFFNNFYNQQQGMTMEGGGEKGDGFQDYGNRGDGTGGNFGEQTPGNQNTEGPGAQASQQAGMAVPDFLPPAQRVLFMRIQQKQQEEEERAKRLAEGGAERDNEGDSANWYSSEDEDGGGSVTSILKTLRQQSQGATKAEGPPSDPRLQKASPSQGPSRPMDPRLARDPRLSRTTDSAQPSEASPSSHSAPASTSSAPVDPRLARHGTTFTPKPETPPVYKPPPLAPAPATEEEEGERVLRDKPVPIPLDPLMGMALRDPRSQLQQFSHIKKDIVLSMPHFAKAVLWSPEDLIPVPIPKQDFLPLPPGIPPVTSISPRLSRAQQQMHTALPAPLAAPAPSSEPPNQPSSSLPDFELLSRILKTVNASGPTPGAQQAAPPVALSGVSPPSSVPSDKPVDPRMARKAPADPRLQPQKSALKPPSEPSALSASTSAVTSTPPTTTPTIAPYDPRLLSSGGAGRGVGGVGTGGDTSSVLSGISLYDPRTQSTEKTEGSGAAANTSLAPEPKPSEGTSTKPKSKEPLFVRKSALDQPEMEKSSGEQTTDRYNSYNRPRPKPAPSPSAGVTGGPAAPGGPSAGQGPSAAAEQPPAAVHNLPVSTLFSMVKQSSKPSGTGSPFGGNSPAQPENSEQDNASLKDVFKGFDPTASPFCQ, from the exons ATGGCTGTGGAAAGCATGACTGTCCATCCAAACTCCCCAACAACAGCCAACCACGAACACAACAGTCTTCTCACTGACGAAAG GCGTGAGGATGGAGAGTTGGAGGAGGGTGAACTGGAGGACGatggaggagagatggaggtgCCCAGCGGTGACGGGGCAGAGCCTGAGGAAAAGCCGCGCCGCAGCAAAGAACGCCACAGCAGCAGCTCAGACGAGGAGAAAGCCCACCGACGGAAACgcaagaggaggaaggagagggagcgggagaaggagaagaggaggtcCAAGAAAAGACGCAAATCGAAACACAAA CGGCACGCCTCCTCTAGTGACGACCACTCAGACTTCAGCGATGAGTCAGATTACAGCCCCAGTGAGAAGAGGAAATATCGGGAATACAGCCCACAGTATCCTCCTTCG TCCCATGGAGGGtaccctcccccaccctctgGCCATGGTGGGCCTATGCCCAAAAAAGGCAATTACATGAAGATGGACAAGCAGGGCTATGGTGGCTATGACGACTATGATGAGGAGAACTATGAGggtgaggaggatgaggaaatGGGTGAAGATGACTATGACGACTTCACCAAGGAGCTGAATCAGTACCGCAAAGCCaaagagggtggaggaggagcagggccaaaCAGCCGTGGCAGAG GTGGCAAAGGTCGAATGAAGAACCAGAGGGGTCGTGGCAGAGGAGGGATGAGAGGCCGCGGTGGGAGAGGAGGCAGCAGGGGCCGAGGACGGGGAAAGATGGGCGGGGAAACGGATGATGGAGACGGCATGTATGGAGATGAAATGGAG TATGGTGATGATGACTATGAAAACATGGGTGACGATGACTATGATGATTATTCAAAAGAACTCAATCAGTACAGGAAGTCAAAAGATCGGGGACGTG GTGGTAAAGGCGGGCGTGGCCGTGGCAGGGGTAAAGGCGGCCGGGGAATGAACCGCGGTCGTgggaggaacagagggaggggcAGGGGAGGAGACCAGGGTCACGACGAAGACAACAACGGAGATATGGACATGGGG GATGGAAGTGGTGGTCCACGGCGGAATGATCAGGAAAAACATGGACAAGATAAGAAGGGCAAGGCCATTTGCAAGTATTACATCGAAGGCCGATGCACATGG GGAGACCACTGTAACTTCAGTCACGACATTGAGCTGCCTAAGAAGAAAGAGCTTTGCAAGTTCTACATCACCGGTTTCTGTGCCCGAGCTGACAACTGCCCCTACATGCATG AGGACTTCCCGTGCAAGCTGTTTCACACTACGGGGAACTGTGTGAATGGAGAAGAATGCATGTTCTCCCACAAGCCTCTGACAGAGGACACTAAGGACCTGCTAGACAAG ATGCTGGCAGAGGATGCAGAAGCTGGAGCTGAGGATGAGAAGGAAGTTGAAGAGTTGAAAAAACAAGGCATCAATCCGTTGCCTAAGCCCCCGCCAGGAGTGGGTCTCCTCCCAACACCTCCAAGGCCGGTCCCATCGGACTCCTCCGCCCCTATGGACTTTGGAATGTCTGGGCCTCCCCAAGGGAACATACCTCCCACTGGCCCCCCGGGCCCTGGCCCTGGTCCTGGCCCTGGTCCCGGTCCCGGTCCAGGTCCTGGTCCTGTAGCTGGACCTTGCCCTGGACCGCCGATCCCCGGGCCGGACAATGTCCCCTTCCAGGGACCGCCAAACCCCAACGGTCCCCCTCCGCCACCTGTGGGCCCACCACCGCCTTGTGCTGGAAATGCAGGGAAGAAGATCCCTTCCCTGTTTGAGATTGTGGTTCAGCCCACTGGGCAGCTAGCTCAGAAACTGGGAGTCAG AGGTCAAGGACCTGGTACTGCTGCTGGTCCTGCCGGGCCCCAGGGCCCTGCTGGAGGCCCTCCGGCTGGACCCCCACCACGTTTCCCGGGGCCACCTCCACCTGGACACATGGGTCCTAATGCTACAGGTATGATGCCTTCTGGGCCCCATGACATGCCTCCAATGGGCCCGCCGAACATGGCCCAGGGTCCCCCACCCATGGGCCCGGGGCCTCCCATGATGCCCAACTTCGGCTCTGGAGACGGGCAACACCCGGGCATGATGCCCCCAGGGGGTGCACCCTCAGGAAACTTCTTCAACAACTTCTACAACCAGCAGCAAGGAATGACGATGGAAGGCGGCGGAGAAaagg GTGATGGTTTCCAGGATTACGGTAACCGGGGTGACGGAACAGGAGGAAACTTTGGTGAGCAGACTCCAGGGAACCAGAACACGGAGGGTCCAGGTGCCCAGGCCAGTCAGCAGGCTGGGATGGCAGTGCCAGACTTCCTGCCCCCTGCCCAGCGGGTTCTGTTCATGAGGATCCAGCAgaagcagcaggaggaggaggagagagccaAGAGGCTGGCcgagggaggagcagagagagacaatgaag GAGATTCAGCAAATTGGTATTCCAGCGAAGACGAGGACGGTGGAGGAAGCGTAACGTCCATCCTCAAAACACTCCGGCAGCAATCCCAGGGTGCCACTAAAGCAGAAGGGCCTCCTAGCGATCCCCGTCTGCAAAAGGCATCGCCCTCTCAGGGCCCCAGCCGGCCCATGGACCCTAGACTTGCCCGTGACCCGCGCCTCTCCAGGACCACAGACTCAGCCCAGCCCTCCGAGGCCAGCCCTAGCTCCCACTCCGCTCCGGCATCCACCTCTTCTGCCCCCGTCGACCCCCGCCTAGCCCGACACGGCACCACCTTCACCCCCAAACCGGAGACCCCGCCCGTGTACAAACCACCACCCCTCGCCCCAGCCCCCgccacagaggaggaggaaggagagagggtgcTGCGTGACAAACCGGTGCCCATCCCTCTGGACCCCCTCATGGGCATGGCCTTGAGAGACCCCCGCTCCCAGCTACAGCAGTTCAGCCACATTAAGAAGGACATTGTGCTCAGCATGCCTCACTTCGCCAAGGCTGTTCTCTGGAGCCCCGAGGACCTCATCCCTGTGCCCATCCCAAAACAGGACTTCCTTCCGCTGCCCCCTGGAATCCCTCCCGTAACCTCCATAAGCCCAAGGTTATCTCGAGCCCAGCAACAAATGCACACTGCCCTTCCCGCTCCTCTCGCTGCCCCCGCCCCTTCCTCCGAACCACCCAATCAGCCTTCGTCATCTCTCCCAGACTTTGAGCTGCTCTCCCGCATCCTCAAGACTGTTAACGCCTCTGGCCCGACTCCCGGAGCCCAGCAGGCAGCTCCTCCAGTGGCCCTGTCGGGGGTATCTCCGCCCTCCTCCGTCCCCTCCGACAAGCCTGTGGACCCTCGCATGGCCCGCAAAGCCCCAGCAGACCCCCGGCTGCAGCCCCAGAAATCTGCACTCAAACCTCCATCCGAACCCTCCGCCCTTTCGGCTTCGACGTCGGCCGTTACCTCAACGCCTcccaccaccacacccaccatCGCGCCTTACGACCCTCGGCTGTTGTCGTCGGGAGGGGCAGGGCGAGGAGTGGGGGGCGTTGGCACGGGTGGCGACACCAGTAGTGTGCTGAGTGGAATCAGTCTCTATGACCCTCGGACTCAAAGCACAGAAAAGACGGAAGGTTCGGGGGCGGCCGCTAACACTAGCCTCGCCCCAGAACCTAAGCCCAGCGAGGGGACGTCGACCAAGCCCAAATCGAAAGAGCCCCTCTTTGTTCGCAAGTCTGCCCTGGACCAGCCGGAGATGGAGAAGAGCAGCGGGGAGCAGACGACAGATCGCTACAACAGCTACAACCGACCTCGACCCAAACCTGCGCCGTCACCCTCCGCTGGGGTCACCGGGGGACCGGCTGCTCCCGGGGGACCCTCGGCCGGTCAGGGCCCCTCTGCCGCGGCGGAGCAGCCTCCGGCGGCCGTGCACAACCTGCCCGTGTCCACGCTCTTTAGCATGGTCAAGCAGAGCAGCAAACCCAGCGGGACCGGCAGCCCGTTTGGCGGTAACAGCCCCGCCCAGCCGGAGAACTCTGAGCAGGACAATGCCTCTCTCAAAGATGTTTTCAAAGGCTTTGACCCCACGGCATCGCCCTTTTGCCAGTGA